GCCTTACATGCGGTCACCGCTCTGCACACGACCCAAAAGAGGACCCAATATTAAAGTATTTTTGGAAACAGCGGTGTGGTCCCGCCCCCTCCCTGGCTCAGTCGCTTCCCCAGTTTGCAGGGAGCAAAACCATTAGCCCTCGCGGTAGAAGGGGCTGCGCCTGTCCTGGAGCCCCAGAAGCTGTCCCACTTCTTCCTGGGCCGTGGGCTCCGTTTGGGGGAGTAGGAGGTACAGGATGGACACCACTTCGCGCCACTGGTAAACGTTAATCACAGTGCCCACGACGGCTGTCACGACACAGCGGGATCCTTATGCAGGTAACAAAAAGCCCAGCCGACACTGGGTTAAACACGAGTTTATTTTTCTCGTAACAAGAAGCTGGTAGGTAGGGCCCCAGAGGGAGCAGCCCCGCAGGCCCTTCCATCTTGGTTATGTCTGGGATGTGCCCCTGCACCCCATCCTCACTCCTCCAAAAGCCCCAGACTCAGGCAGGTAAGGGAGCCCTGCCTCCACAAACCGCCACCACTCACCCCCAAGGGGCCTCCTCTTAGGCCTCCCTGGCCGGGTCAGGGTCACAGTGGTCAGACATCGACTCTGCAGAGTGGTCAGAGGAGACCACGAGTCACCACCCCCTCTCCATCTAGAGCCAAGCCAAGTGGTGGCCTCCCCCCTCCACCTACTCGAGGCCAACTAGATAGGAAAGTGTCAGTTTCAAGAAACCAGTTAAGAGAAGGGAGGCCTGGTGCAGAGCCCCGCCCCTCTTTGCGcctgccctccccagcctccaggagGGGCGGGGTCGTGGGGAGGGGCTGGATAAAGTGTCTGGTACTGAGCGGGCCGCCTCGCCCAGCATGGCTAAGAGTCCGCACattgctcctcctcctcctcctcctctggcagGATCTCCAGGCTGCTGTCAGGCTGCGGGACTGTGTCCGCGGGGGGCGGCGGAGCTGGTGGGGCGCGGGTGGGCGACAGCGGCAGTGGGGAGGCAGGTGGCGAGGGGCTCTGGGGCTCTGCGGGGGGCGCCAGGCCTAGGATCTCCTGCACGTTGTGGGGCAGCTCCTGGCGGGTTGGCGGGTAGGGAGCGAGAAGTCAGAGGTTTGCTGGGGGTCGGGGGGGCTATCGGGAGGGGTCAGGGACTCACCCGGCAGGCGGTCAGCTGCAGGTAGAGGGCCTCGGCCCGCGTCAGCACGTCCTCCACGCTCAGCTTCATGGTCAGCTCGTTGATGTGCTGCGGGCGGGGGTGGATCAGGCCTGCCTGCCTGCAAGCACCCAGCCACCACCGCccaagcacctactctgtgcctcgTGCTGGGGTACAATTGAGGGAAGACAGACCGGGCTGGCCCTCTTGGGGCTCACAGTGGAGCTGAGGGATCAGGAGAGGTCATGTTCTCTCCGGCTGCTTGCCAGAGCAGCATTCAAGGAAGGAAAAGGGCACCGAGCCCTACCACCGCGGCCCCGCCCCACATTAATgcactggggcaggggcaggtggcCCACTCATGCATGGGCCACATGCTCTGTGAGGACACTGCAGGGAGCCAGGGATAATGGGGTAGGAGACAGACAGACCCCGTCTCCTGGCCACCGTGCTCACAGCTTAGCCAATCATACTTTCAACAATCCTATTTTGAGTACCTACTACCGAAAGGTACTGTGGCACAGGGGCAGGGCCAGCCTCCACGGAGTTCACACCCAGGTGATGTGTCTTCTCCACACAGGTCAGGatgggcagggagagggaggggactgGGAGGGAGCCAGGGTCTCACCTTGAGGATCTCATTGGACCCGAAGCCTGAAAGCATGAGGGTGTCCCGCTCCATATCCAGGATGGCGCAGGCCACCAGCAGGTGCAGATTGGGGCCAGGGAGCCCCGTCCACAGCACCTATCGGTTCCCAGGGGAGGGGTCACTGCAAAGCCTCTGCCTTAGGTCCCACCCAGGTCTGCCCCAcgccctgcccacctcccaccaacctccctgccccacccactgGCAGTACAGCCAATCCATTTCTCCTTCTCCGCCCTCCCACCGCAACTGGCTGGCTCACCTCCCACAGCCGAAGGACATCCGGGAAGGGGAATTCCCTCTTGAACCAGATGAGCAGCCACCGGAAGCAGAAGCAGAGAGAGCCAGAGTCCTGGGAGTCTAGGGGAGGACAGCGGTGGGAGGGGCAGCCCTCAGCTGAGAGCAAGCTCAAAATCCACTCCAATCCCGCTCTAATTCACAGGGCGCCCGGTGGTCGGACTGGACTCTAAGAAGTCACCCTGGCTGTAAGAACCCGCACCAGTCTACGCAAGTGGAGGGACAGCTTCAGAGCGGGGACAGGGACACTCAGTGTCAGCAGAAACCTTTCCCATCCTGCCTTCCAGGCTCCAGATGAGGTGAGCTAGCCCCGTGGTCTCCACTCTCATGCGGAAGGGAGGCAGTAAGACCAGTCCACTCAGGAAAGAAAATCTATTCAACATCCAAAGCTGCGGGAGGTGGGAGGAAACTGGCCCTCGTGTACACTGCTAGCAAAAACGTAAGCTGATAGAATTTCCTGGGAAAGCAGTGATGGAGACAAATGTTtcaaaagatgtaaaaatatgtaCTGCACTGGACACAATATCACTTCTTGGAATTTAACCTAAAAAAATAATCCACGAATATAGATTCATCACGGTGAAAAACTGCAAATAACCTAAAAGTCCAGCAGGTCAGGTTAAATCTATTCTTATACATCATTAAGATGGACAGAACACCATGTAGTCGATAAGACTGatgatgtagggcttccctggcagctcagtggttgggaacctgcttgccaatgcaggggacacgggttcgagccctggtccaggaagatcccacatgccgcggagcaactaagcccgtgcgccgcaactactgagcctgcactctagagcccacatgccacaactactgagcccacgtgccacaactactgaagcccgcgcacctagagcccgtgctctgcaacaagagaagctaccgcaatgagaagcccgcgcaccacaatgaagagtagcccccaagggctttcctggtggctcagtggttgagaatctgcctgccagtgcaggggacacgggtttgagccctggtctgggaagatcccacatgccgtggagcaactgggcccgtgaggcacagctactgagcctgcgcatctggagcctgtgctctgcaacaagagaggccgcgatagtgagaggctgcgcacagcgatgaagagtggcccccgcttgccgcaactagagaaagccttcacacagaaccaaagacccaacacggccaaaaataaaaaataaataaataaattagcttATCATTATCTGCGGTCAAAAAAATAGTATAAGCAACAGCAActttaactttcttttctttacgTGAATTCCCTGCATTTTTTACACTGAACAAGCAATGTAGTCAAATTTTAAAGCCGAAATGCAGCAGTCCCCGCCCCAGCAGCCCAGAGAGCCAGTTTCCAATCCCGGCTCAGGGGTGACTGGAGATGAGAGCTGGTTGGAGATGAGGAGTGTGAGGAGCTGCGCCCAGGTCCTTCGTCTGACAAGTCTGACAGGACACGAAGGAGCCACCTCAGCAGGCAGCGGGAGCGCGTTTGGCAGGGGTAGGGGGCCCACATCTGCATTCGTTGAGGTTTTGCTCCAAACCGCAGTCCTGCTTTTACATATCAATTCTGGgttctgtgaggatgtttctcTTGCTTGCACCACGTCCAAACATCCTGGACATTGTCTGTGGTCACTCCCAGAGACTCTGCAGCAAGGTCTGTGGGCCCACCCTCATCCCCTGCCTACCTGCCGAGACACGTACCCAGGAAGTCGCAGAGCGGAGGGTCCAGCACCCTCAGGAGGAGCAGGAGTTGCCCAAGCTGCCGCTTCATCGTCTCCTGACTCTCCTCAAAGTTCCcgtgctgggggagggagggccacGTGAGGAGCCAGACCCCAGCTCTTGAGGGGGCCTGTCTCCCAGCCCTGCCGAGCCTCACCACGAGCTCCATGAAGCCACAGAAACACCAGAAGGCATCCACCTCGTTCTGAGTGACGTAGAGGATTGGGGAGAGAAGGTCACTCATGCCCTGGACGTAACCTGGGGGAACACGGGGTCAGGGCCCAGCCGAGGCCTGCAGTGTGCTCCCCCCGCAAGGCCAGCCCCCAGCAACTCGCCCAGGCTGAGCCGCACCAAGGTCGAAGTGGTACATGCAGTAGGTAAGGAGGATGTCATTCAGCAGCCCCAGCCCCGGGTTCTCAGGGCCCTCGTAGAATTTGTTGGTCCTGTCGGTGCGGCTCACATCTCTCTCTGTGGGGACGGGGGCAAAGTGCAAAGGCGTGAACAATGGACAGGTGCACCCTGTCCCTGCCGGCCGGCCGCCAGCACACCTAGGCAGGTGTGGGTCGTCCAGAGACCATCTCGCACGCTCTCACGTGAGGTGCTGTGCTTCACGCTCACCAGCTCGCCACACCCTCCCAGCAGCTGACAGTTACTAAACCATCAACAGATAGGGAGACTGCGGCCCAAGGAGGTAGAATCACTTGCCAAGATCTCACAGTGAGTAGGTGGTAGATTTGAACCCACGGAGCCTGGCTCCCCTCCCGTGCTCCCCCCATCCCCGACCCCAGGGCAACTCATCCCTGCTCACCCCCGTCTCACTCCCCCTCCATCCCTACAGATGGCCTCACTCCTGCTCTTAGGGAGACAGGGGGCTCCCTCGGGTCCCTCCCGGCTGTTTCTGGTCTCACCATCCCACCCTTGCCCCCCACCAACCAATGAGGCTGCGGTATCCGTGCAGCAGTGAGTTCCTCCGCTCCTGCTCTGGGCTCACAGATTTCCACTGCAGCTTCATGCGGAAATACTCGTCcctgagaggaggggaggggtgagaTGCAGGGACACCCCCGCCTCCTCATCCTACAGGGCTCAGCCTAGGTCACCGCCCCtgtgcttcccctcccccacatctCTCATGACACAGAACACCCCTGTGGGATCTTTTTGTTCTTGTTCAAAGTCTGTTACCCCCATTGGACAGAAAGCACTGGGGCAGGGACCAGGACACACGGCAGAGGCACAAGATATACGAAGAGCGACGAGAGGTGGCCCCATGGGGTTAGGAAGCCCGCTGCAAAGCGGTGACCACTGAAACGGCACGGCGCCAGAATGAAAATGGCATCGGAGATGGCCTATGGGCCCtgcaggggcagggcctggcccacTGCCTCTGTCCCCGCTGTGCTCAGGTCGACGGCCCGTCCGTGCACGTAGCACGCCGGTGCCGGGCCGCCCACTGGGATACGCTGTTGATCAAAAACCTCCAGTCGACTCAGGAGGCCAGAGGCTGGAGCTCAGCAGGGCAGGAGCCACGGCGTCTCACTCACGTTTTCTTGCGCACGTGGGCCTTGTGCTCCTCGGCTGAGCCCTCCCAGCTCAGGTACCCCAGGAGGAACTTCCAGGCCTCGCGTCGCAGGCTGGGGCTCAGACcctggagggcagagggcagctcAGATGGGCCTCCCCTTGGCTGCCCGCCGACCCTGCCCAGGCCTGCCCACCCACTCGGCTCCTCACCCCGGAGAAGATGCGGGCTTTCAGCTCAGGGACCTGCTGCAGGCGGCCCTCGGGGCCCACGCGGTGGGCCCACTCCTCCTCTGTGACCGGAGGCGCCCGCTCCACAGCCGGCCTCGGCCCTAGCTCCACCTGGGGGACACAGGACGAGTGAGCCCAGCACCTCGCCCAACAGCGCTCCCCAGCCCACCGTGGGCCACTCCGAGTCAGCTCAGAGCCCTTCTAAGCTGCACGGACGGACAGAACGTTTGGGGCGGGAAGCATCTCCTTGGCTGGGTCAGTGAAAAGGTCACCCCCCAAGTCAGGCAAGTCCCCCCAGTAATAACAGGCACCAGGTGCACAGGCTACAGGCACCTTCCACCAAGTCACTCATGAAACCCGATGAGGGCGgtgctgttattatccccatctcactggggaaacagaggcccagggaAATGCAGTcccatgcccatggtgacagccAAAGAGCAGCAGC
This genomic window from Mesoplodon densirostris isolate mMesDen1 chromosome 19, mMesDen1 primary haplotype, whole genome shotgun sequence contains:
- the TBC1D17 gene encoding TBC1 domain family member 17, with product MEGAGYRVVFEKGGVYLHTSAKKHQDPDSLIAGIIRVVEKDNDVLLHWAPVEEAGDSTQIFFSKKDTSGGDSCTSEEEPTFDPGYEPDWAVISTVRPRHRHSEPTRGAEPSSPRGSWAFSVSLGELKSIRRSKPGLSWAYLVLVTQAGGSLPALHFHRGGTRALLRVLSRYLLLASSPQDSRLYLVFPHDSSALSNSFHHLQLFDQDSSNVVSRFFQDPYSTTFSSFSRVTNFFRGALQPHQEGASPDLPPAPDDEPEPGFEVISCVELGPRPAVERAPPVTEEEWAHRVGPEGRLQQVPELKARIFSGGLSPSLRREAWKFLLGYLSWEGSAEEHKAHVRKKTDEYFRMKLQWKSVSPEQERRNSLLHGYRSLIERDVSRTDRTNKFYEGPENPGLGLLNDILLTYCMYHFDLGYVQGMSDLLSPILYVTQNEVDAFWCFCGFMELVHGNFEESQETMKRQLGQLLLLLRVLDPPLCDFLDSQDSGSLCFCFRWLLIWFKREFPFPDVLRLWEVLWTGLPGPNLHLLVACAILDMERDTLMLSGFGSNEILKHINELTMKLSVEDVLTRAEALYLQLTACRELPHNVQEILGLAPPAEPQSPSPPASPLPLSPTRAPPAPPPPADTVPQPDSSLEILPEEEEEEEQCADS